Within the Trichoderma breve strain T069 chromosome 3, whole genome shotgun sequence genome, the region CTATCGCGAGCAGGCTCACAGCCGCGAAGACCACAATACCTATGATCAAGTATCGCCCCAGGAAACAACGGATCACCCTTCTCAGTCTCTAATAGAAAATGGCTCCAAAGGGTGTCCCCAATATGATGTCTCCAGGAGAGACGTCGGCGACTCGACTGGCGCATTCATGATGGAGCCCCTGGATGCGGATAGCCGACACGCTTTGGGTCAACCAAACCAGGCCTGCACTTGCGCGAATAAGCCCCGGCAAAATAACACAAAATACCGGATTAAACTGATTGCGGGTTTGGTGCTGCCGTATTTCTTGGCATCGTTGGACTTGACCGTCGTCGCGACAGCATTGCCCTTTATCGCCTCCCATTTTGGTAAGTAAAGTGTCCAACACACACATCATCAGAATCATGGCGCAACCTTTCTGTCATCCCTATTGTTGCTATTGTCGTTCTAGAGTTCTAATCCAATCACGCATCACAGACAAGTTTGACCAGCTCAATTGGATAGTCACCGCCTACACCCTCACTTCGACGGCGTTCATTCCCTTCTATGGCCAGTTTGCGGATGTCTTTGGCCGACACATTTCGTTACAGGTAGCCATATTCTTTACAGTAATTGGCAGTGTTCTCTGTGCCGCTGCTCAGTCCTGGAGCATGCTCCTACTGGGCCGCGCGTTGCAGGGGCTGTCCTCGGCTGGCTTGAACAGCATCATTCTTGTCATCTTAGCTGATAAAGTTACGCTGGAAGAGAACGCAAAGAACAACACTCTTTTTACCATCGTGTCTGGTAGCACGTATGCTATAGGTCCGCTGATTGGTGGGTAAGTGACTGGTCTGCTTCCTCGTTCCCTGCCGCCTggcaagccatcatcactcgTTGTCGTGATGTCAGCATGCAAATCTCCAGTCCAAAAGCTGACGTGTTCTTGTTTCGCAGATATTTGACAGACGTATGTGATATACTGGCCTTCCAATGTCATCTACGCTTGGGAACATTGTTAACACATAGTAACTTCACAGGCAAACTGGAGATATGTCTTTGTAATTGCCATCCCAGTAAGTAGTAAAGTTTACTCATAGACACTTTCTCCTACTTCTTGGATCACGGCTGACGTTATGGAGATTGCTGTAGCGTCCCAcgtccttctcttcttcattctgcGGAACGAGCTGCTAGAGGGCACCCACTTCCACAAGGGCTCTAAGTGGTCTGCCATCTTCCCAGCATTGGCAACTCTTGATATCGGTGGCGTCATTCTATTCATCTTCGCTGTCGGCCTCATCATTCTCGGCACTTCCTGGGGAGGGAGTACTTTCCCATGGGACTCCGTACAGGTTCTAGCTCCCATTATCGTCGGGGGCGCTCTGCTGCCCATGTTCGTTCTCTACGAATTCCTTTTGGGAGATGGTAGGATACTAGCACGGCTGTTTCCACACCAGTCACCTATGCTGCCTTTGGATCTCTTCTCTCGAAAAGATACACTAGTTATAGCTGTGATTCAGTtctctgctggagctggtgagTTCACCAACCCCCTTCCCCAATTGTTCTACCGAGTACTCCTCCAGTCTCTCTgtattattttcttttccctcctctcttcATATtttgccgacgacgactaATTCTCACCCTTCTAGCTATGTATGCCGTGTTTTATTTCGTGGGAATCTATTTCACACTGGTCGAGGGCAAACCCGCCTCCAGCGCAGGCATTCAGTTACTATACTACATTCCAGGAATCGCAGGTCAGTTTCCCCACGATTCGCCTCCATGACTCTGTGTTATAACTAAGACAATGGTTTACTATACGCAGCTGGCGTTTATGCAGCAATGTACTTGTGTAACCGATGGCCAGGCCAAACGTTTTGGCCGCTGCTCCTCGGCTCCGTCGAGGAAGCCGCCGGACTAGGCGCCTTGACCTGGGCCGTTTCCGCGAGCCGACCCAATATCGTCTCCGGCATGATGGTCTTAACAGGCGCCGGTACGGGCTCGCGCTTTATGCCTGCTTCTCTGCATGTTGCTGGAGTGTGGCCTGAGCGACTGGCACCAGCCATGTCACTCATGCGCTTTGCAATGCCCTTTGGAGGTACTCTAGGGTTGACGATCATGAACGCCGTATTCAACTCCAAGTTCGCTTCAGCCACTTCCTCTCTTTCCCTACCTTCCGGTAGCGGAAATATTGGGAACATCATTGCTCAGGACAGCCAATCGCTGGACGCCATTACAAAACTACCCAGCGCTTTGCAGGCCGCTGTGAGGGAAGCAGGCCGCAAGGCAGTTGAATGGGCCTTTATTTCCATTCTGCCGATACTCGGGATCAGTGTTCTTGCTTGCTTCGTTCTTGGTAATGTCTGGATCAAGcacaaggtcaagaagggtGAGGTTGCTAGCTCTACATCTTCTGGTCAAGGCGAGAAACAAGATACTAGAGCCAGCACGGTGGTCTATGTCCCGTATCTCTACGCTTTGCTAAAGGTAACTATTCCGGCTCAAGAGTTTCCCGTCTGGAGGCTTTCTAGTCTCATTTCTGCTGTACCATGTCAGTCGACTAATGTAACTCTTCCGTAGGGAGTCGATCGCTACAAGCACGAGTCAACAAGACTACCAGCGACGGAAAGACATGCCAGCGCTAGTGGCGTATAAATGGAAGAGCCTTTCAGAAGGGTGGGTGCATAGCTTATATATACCTGAGCATGATAGGAGTTCAAGTCTATGCGGCAGTATCAGGTGGTACATGTAATAAATGATGAGGTGAGCTTGAGGAGGATATATAGAAGTTCAACTAGCATTATGTGGTTCAATTGCGTGGTCATATTCGCCACGTAATTATTGTAACTTGTGCTTATATAGAATTTTCGTTATAATCTGCTTgattaaaaaaagatatGAACTAAAcagagatgaaaagaaagtaCAATATCCAGTGTTGCCAATTGACTTAAACTGAGAACTAAAGGCTGGGTAATAGTCTTGTATTGAACCAACTAGTACAGCGTCATAGACCATCCCGTTTTGACTCCAAATATAATGTCTATGTATTCCTTCTAGATAATGATTTGaattgcttcatctctctctatttttttttacctaTCTGACTTGAGACCGAGGCTTAGCGAGACCAGAGCTTTCCACCACCAACAATCG harbors:
- a CDS encoding major facilitator superfamily domain-containing protein; its protein translation is MITVEEMPPAHQHDYYREQAHSREDHNTYDQVSPQETTDHPSQSLIENGSKGCPQYDVSRRDVGDSTGAFMMEPLDADSRHALGQPNQACTCANKPRQNNTKYRIKLIAGLVLPYFLASLDLTVVATALPFIASHFDKFDQLNWIVTAYTLTSTAFIPFYGQFADVFGRHISLQVAIFFTVIGSVLCAAAQSWSMLLLGRALQGLSSAGLNSIILVILADKVTLEENAKNNTLFTIVSGSTYAIGPLIGGYLTDANWRYVFVIAIPIAVASHVLLFFILRNELLEGTHFHKGSKWSAIFPALATLDIGGVILFIFAVGLIILGTSWGGSTFPWDSVQVLAPIIVGGALLPMFVLYEFLLGDGRILARLFPHQSPMLPLDLFSRKDTLVIAVIQFSAGAAMYAVFYFVGIYFTLVEGKPASSAGIQLLYYIPGIAAGVYAAMYLCNRWPGQTFWPLLLGSVEEAAGLGALTWAVSASRPNIVSGMMVLTGAGTGSRFMPASLHVAGVWPERLAPAMSLMRFAMPFGGTLGLTIMNAVFNSNGNIGNIIAQDSQSLDAITKLPSALQAAVREAGRKAVEWAFISILPILGISVLACFVLGNVWIKHKVKKGEVASSTSSGQGEKQDTRASTVVYVPYLYALLKGVDRYKHESTRLPATERHASASGV